A section of the Malus sylvestris chromosome 17, drMalSylv7.2, whole genome shotgun sequence genome encodes:
- the LOC126610352 gene encoding jacalin-related lectin 19-like: MLPLSTKEGGKRKTTVVGPWGGNGGIPWDDGIYNGVREITVVYGHCIDSITLVYDKNGKPVKANTHGGRGGTQTAEIKLEYPDEYLVSVTGNYCLLAYGGTAIIRSLKFQSNRRTFGPFGIEEGTTFTYNVEGGKIVGLKGRNGWYIDAIGFHVSPAPTKLFRRVQKSFRRLGSSGTRETETTAPKTKGF; this comes from the exons ATGCTTCCATTAAGCACCAAG GAAGGTGGGAAGAGGAAGACCACGGTAGTGGGACCATGGGGAGGAAATGGTGGAATTCCTTGGGACGATGGCATCTACAATGGCGTGAGAGAAATCACGGTTGTTTACGGCCACTGCATCGACTCCATCACCCTGGTGTATGATAAAAACGGCAAGCCTGTCAAAGCCAATACACATGGAGGCCGCGGAGGCACTCAGACCGCGGAG ATAAAGTTGGAGTATCCGGATGAGTACCTAGTCAGTGTGACTGGGAACTACTGTCTGTTGGCTTACGGTGGCACAGCTATCATCCGTTCGCTTAAATTTCAGAGCAATCGAAGAACATTCGGACCTTTTGGGATAGAGGAAGGCACAACGTTTACTTACAATGTTGAAGGAGGAAAAATTGTTGGGTTGAAGGGAAGAAATGGTTGGTACATagatgccattgggtttcatgTATCCCCTGCCCCTACAAAACTCTTTCGGAGAGTTCAGAAGAGTTTCAGAAGGCTCGGGAGCTCGGGCACCAGAGAAACTGAAACGACTGCTCCCAAGACTAAAGGATTTTGA
- the LOC126610350 gene encoding uncharacterized protein LOC126610350: MLHFVDEDDTLPFSGYEPLSPSVALDKEPIVPEIPVALDTTISQALTHQTVDEPPSSPQDQPQVLEYFLLVSSSGDLLLIITTFFGYNQDVGTGSGTTFPSVAGGEKSSPRQGVSAFSGETPGLSQRASPKETSPPPMARNPRCFQPPSSSGDVDTSLSRDEPIEQTEIAPSIGIISPEETVMPDPSPSSSDPAKLPKLFEALGRLETRLKSSKQASTKSMSSEQQQIFQTWAKKEFTASFSLKALCDLERVITEFFKNDRLSKPQYDSFLSFFENLRALKEQHQRADRLANRAKCFIERESSSSTQVSRLMEESMQTKERIEVVSSEIQKLERQLMILKAEQTTLLDNLEQQIEGVEKATSELEQTKSELVNSHTVLAEPNRIFTIMRTYHSRIITLCEDVKFLE, encoded by the exons ATGTTGCATTTTGTGGATGAGGATGATACTTTG CCATTTTCGGGATATGAACCCCTTTCCCCGTCAGTGGCCTTGGATAAAGAACCCATAGTTCCTGAGATCCCTGTAGCTTTAGACACAACTATTTCGCAAGCGCTTACTCACCAGACGGTCGATgaacctccttcttctcctcaaGATCAACCTCAGGTGCTGgaatattttcttcttgtttcttcCTCTGGTGACCTTTTGCTGATCATCACTACTTTCTTCGGATACAACCAGGATGTAGGCACAGGTTCAGGCACAACTTTCCCATCTGTCGCAGGTGGTGAAAAATCTTCACCTCGACAAGGAGTTAGTGCATTCTCTGGTGAAACCCCGGGGTTAAGTCAG CGAGCTTCCCCAAAAGAAACTTCCCCTCCTCCAATGGCCCGTAACCCAAGGTGCTTTCAacctccttcttcctctggAGATGTTGACACCTCCCTGTCTAGAGATGAACCGATTGAACAAACAGAAATTGCCCCTTCCATAGGCATTATCTCACCAGAAGAAACTGTTATGCCGgacccttctccttcctcctctgaTCCTGCCAAGTTGCCCAAACTCTTCGAAGCACTCGGGCGACTTGAGACGCGGTTGAAGTCTTCAAAGCAGGCTTCAACAAAATCTATGTCTTCGGAGCAGCAACAAATCTTTCAAACATGGGCAAAGAAAGAATTCACTGCATCATTTAGCCTCAAGGCTCTCTGTGACCTCGAGAGAGTCATTACTGAGTTCTTTAAAAACGATCGCTTATCCAAGCCTCAGTATgattctttcctttctttctttgaaaACTTGAGGGCCCTCAAGGAGCAACATCAGAGAGCAGACCGGCTGGCTAACCGGGCAAAATGCTTCATAGAGAGAGAATCGAGCTCCTCTACCCAAGTTAGTCGGCTGATGGAAGAGAGTATGCAGACCAAAGAACGGATTGAAGTTGTTTCTTCTGAAATTCAGAAGTTGGAGAGACAACTGATGATCCTTAAGGCGGAGCAAACAACTCTTCTGGATAACCTTGAGCAACAGATCGAAGGGGTGGAAAAAGCGACTTCAGAGTTAGAGCAAACCAAGTCTGAACTTGTAAACAGCCATACTGTCTTGGCTGAACcaaataggatttttaccatcaTGCGAACATACCATTCTAGAATAATCACCTTATGTGAAGATGTAAAGTTTTTGGAATAG
- the LOC126610351 gene encoding ESCRT-related protein CHMP1B, with translation MGNTEKLMNQIMELKFTSKSLQRQSRKCEKEEKSEKLKIKKAMEKGNVDGARIYAENAIRKRTEQMNYLRLASRLDAVVARLDTQAKMFTINKSMGNIVKSLESSLATGNLQKMSETMDSFEKQFVNMEVQAEFMETAMAGSTSLSTPEGEVNSLMQQVADDYGLEVSVGLPQPAAHAVPAKETEKVDEDDLSRRLAELKARG, from the coding sequence ATGGGAAACACCGAGAAGCTGATGAACCAGATCATGGAGCTCAAATTCACCTCCAAGTCGCTTCAGCGCCAGTCCAGGAAGTGCGAGAAGGAGGAGAAATCCGAGAAGCTCAAGATCAAGAAGGCAATGGAGAAAGGCAACGTCGACGGCGCCCGGATCTACGCCGAGAACGCCATCCGGAAGCGCACCGAGCAGATGAACTACCTCCGCCTCGCCTCGCGGCTCGACGCCGTGGTGGCGCGGCTCGACACCCAGGCCAAGATGTTCACCATCAACAAGTCGATGGGCAATATCGTCAAATCGCTTGAGTCGTCGCTGGCCACCGGAAACCTCCAGAAGATGTCGGAGACCATGGACTCGTTCGAGAAGCAGTTCGTGAACATGGAGGTTCAGGCCGAGTTCATGGAGACCGCTATGGCTGGCTCCACCTCGCTTTCGACACCGGAAGGTGAGGTCAATAGCTTGATGCAACAGGTTGCGGATGACTATGGCCTTGAGGTGTCCGTCGGCCTGCCTCAGCCAGCTGCACATGCCGTGCCCGCCAAGGAAACCGAGAAGGTCGACGAGGACGACCTCTCCAGGAGGCTTGCGGAGCTCAAGGCTAGAGGTTAA
- the LOC126610349 gene encoding F-box/LRR-repeat protein At2g42730-like: MLKRALHKNLGVPRDRKRRKRESIAGTLGIDLCTEASGIERKRKRGELSMIDKNVKLKQTKGTVNSNGVEIRVECVDYISHLPETVIHLILSLLRSTKDAARTSTLSKRWRDLWTSFSVLAFDQRKFQKPEGVKDKKKCNAMFKEFVDKSLQSHFDRNLGIYKLVLHVNSFDQDMVHRIEKWIGLAAENKTKEIGFHAHKKICGRYTVPRNVFASETITGLRLEGCRVDTSSNIKLPNLQKLYLRKIHFDESIIINLITSCPLINDLRLILCSGLNNLQISSLLKLYRVEVHYCHGLAMIEIKAPSLETFWFCGKKYMSCKIKLAACESLKRLTLEDSRMTDNQFHDRFFRFPLLEKLDLHKCLNLKNIRIASHRLKTLVLRGCKKLADVEIDTPNLLSFEYEGDEMPFSFLNPVSLKEAKLSFAPVRNFISEPEWFLKMREFLGKLDHRAFKLVVYTNKNVIIHENIREISLPPNCGLKFELIQSSVGSEELLDSSLQKRQLETLSIVSSSSSEFLKLVCEKITRKEDPTCCTSMNSTNKCWRHFLKDARMVNLKAAKHVAPWMAWLKSHPRVNEITCFRLKWKSDKDGKEVSR, translated from the exons ATGTTGAAGAGAGCCCTGCATAAAAATTTAGGAGTACCTCGTGATAGGAAGAGGAGGAAAAGGGAAAGCATCGCCGGCACGTTAGGTATTGATTTGTGTACAGAAGCATctggaattgaaagaaaaagaaagagaggagaaTTAAGCATGATTGACAAGAATGTTAAGCTGAAACAGACGAAAGGGACCGTAAATTCGAATGGTGTGGAGATAAGAGTTGAGTGCGTGGATTATATCTCGCACTTACCTGAAACTGTGATCCATCTCATCCTGTCTCTCCTTCGTAGTACAAAAGATGCTGCTCGAACCAGTACCTTGTCAAAGAGGTGGAGGGACTTGTGGACCTCTTTCTCTGTTTTGGCATTCGATCAGCGCAAGTTTCAAAAACCAGAGGGAGTTAAAGATAAGAAGAAGTGCAATGCGATGTTTAAGGAGTTTGTTGACAAATCTCTCCAGAGCCATTTTGACCGCAATTTGGGTATATATAAGCTTGTGCTCCATGTGAACTCGTTTGATCAAGATATGGTTCATCGTATTGAAAAATGGATTGGACTTGCAgctgaaaataaaacaaaagagatTGGTTTCCATGCTCACAAGAAAATATGCGGTCGCTACACGGTGCCTAGGAATGTCTTTGCTTCGGAAACCATAACTGGATTAAGGCTAGAAGGCTGTAGAGTGGATACTTCCAGTAATATAAAGCTTCCTAATCTGCAAAAGCTGTATCTGCGAAAAATCCATTTTGATGAATCAATAATTATAAATCTCATTACCAGCTGCCCTCTAATTAATGATTTGAGACTCATACTTTGCTCGGGGTTAAATAATCTGCAGATTTCAAGTCTCCTTAAACTTTATAGGGTTGAAGTACACTACTGCCATGGACTAGCGATGATTGAAATCAAAGCTCCAAGTCTTGAAACATTTTGGTTTTGTGGGAAGAAATACATGTCCTGCAAAATTAAGTTGGCTGCATGCGAGTCTCTTAAAAGACTGACATTAGAGGACAGTAGAATGACAGACAACCAGTTTCATGATCGGTTCTTTAGGTTTCCTCTCCTGGAGAAACTGGATCTACATAAATGCCTCAACTTGAAAAATATAAGAATTGCAAGCCATCGGCTGAAAACGCTAGTATTAAGAGGTTGCAAGAAACTAGCGGATGTTGAAATTGATACTCCTAATCTTCTTTCATTTGAGTATGAAGGTGATGAAATgcccttttcttttctgaatCCTGTAAGTTTGAAGGAGGCCAAGCTTTCATTTGCACCAGTAAGAAACTTCATATCTGAGCCTGAATGGTTTCTTAAGATGCGAGAATTTCTTGGAAAGTTGGATCATAGAGCCTTTAAACTGGTTGTTTACACGAATAAG AATGTCATCATCCACGAAAATATTAGAGAAATTTCGCTTCCTCCAAACTGTGGTCTCAAATTTGAATTAATCCAATCATCAGTGGGTTCCGAAGAACTATTAGATAGTTCATTGCAGAAACGGCAGCTGGAGACCCTATCTATAGTGTCGTCTTCCAGCAGTGAATTCCTCAAG TTGGTATGTGAGAAGATTACTAGAAAGGAGGATCCAACCTGCTGCACAAGTATGAATTCAACGAATAAGTGTTGGAGACACTTCTTAAAGGACGCCAGGATGGTGAACTTGAAAGCGGCCAAACACGTGGCTCCATGGATGGCTTGGTTGAAGTCACATCCAAGGGTTAATGAGATCACTTGTTTTAGATTGAAATGGAAATCTGACAAAGATGGTAAGGAGGTGTCCCGCTAA